The following coding sequences lie in one Nitrospirota bacterium genomic window:
- the mazG gene encoding nucleoside triphosphate pyrophosphohydrolase: MNDLFNDLIKIMSRLRGEKGCPWDRQQTHDSLKPYLIEESYEVLEAIDLKDPKHLAEELGDLLLQVVFHAQIAEEKGNFSIEGVLKGLVEKLIKRHPHVFGGEEAPTAEKVLHNWEKSKMKEKEGIRQSYLDGVPPFLPSLMRAQKVQKKAARTGFDWEKKEDVMAKVEEEWDEFKRALDKKEQDEIEDEMGDLFFTVVNLARTLKLDSEQILRKSTDKFISRFQLMEKEAKRKGLLLEHLTPDEMNHLNRVRKLSLRTK; the protein is encoded by the coding sequence ATGAACGATTTATTTAATGATTTAATAAAAATCATGTCCCGCCTGCGGGGAGAAAAGGGGTGTCCGTGGGATCGACAGCAGACCCACGATTCGCTTAAACCCTATCTGATCGAAGAGAGTTACGAAGTCCTGGAGGCGATTGACTTAAAAGATCCCAAACATTTGGCGGAAGAGCTGGGGGACCTCCTTTTACAGGTTGTTTTTCATGCCCAAATCGCAGAAGAAAAAGGGAATTTTTCAATTGAAGGTGTTTTAAAAGGTTTGGTCGAAAAGCTAATCAAAAGGCATCCCCATGTCTTTGGCGGAGAAGAGGCGCCGACTGCCGAAAAAGTCCTTCATAATTGGGAAAAAAGCAAAATGAAAGAAAAAGAGGGGATCCGGCAATCTTATCTTGACGGCGTTCCGCCTTTTCTTCCTTCACTGATGAGGGCCCAAAAGGTCCAGAAAAAAGCCGCAAGAACCGGGTTTGATTGGGAAAAAAAAGAAGACGTCATGGCCAAGGTCGAAGAAGAATGGGATGAATTTAAAAGGGCCCTCGACAAAAAAGAACAGGATGAAATCGAAGACGAGATGGGAGACCTCTTTTTTACCGTGGTAAATCTTGCCCGCACGCTGAAACTGGATTCCGAACAAATCTTGCGGAAATCGACGGACAAGTTTATCTCCCGTTTTCAGTTGATGGAAAAAGAAGCGAAAAGAAAAGGGCTTCTCCTTGAACACCTTACCCCGGATGAGATGAATCACCTGAACAGAGTTAGAAAGCTGTCATTGCGAACAAAGTGA